In one Notolabrus celidotus isolate fNotCel1 chromosome 1, fNotCel1.pri, whole genome shotgun sequence genomic region, the following are encoded:
- the LOC117817047 gene encoding LOW QUALITY PROTEIN: hemoglobin subunit beta-2-like (The sequence of the model RefSeq protein was modified relative to this genomic sequence to represent the inferred CDS: substituted 1 base at 1 genomic stop codon) yields the protein MVERTDFERATIQDIFSKIDYDVVGPTGLSRCLVVYLWTQRYFGNFXNLYNTNAITSNPMVAAHWKVFLHGMDWAVKNMDNIKETYSELSVPHYEKLHVDLGNFKGLRFNRTLTILSLSNNHIRAAGAAHLAATLGEFALTHEEVVERRKLLWERRQSSLQSSFVVDSNRSPADQLPSVLSSPSLSSSKAKKKEADKKGEKPAANKDN from the exons TCGAGCGTGCCACCATTCAGGACATCTTCTCCAAGATTGACTATGATGTTGTGGGCCCCACAGGTCTTTCCAG GTGTTTGGTTGTCTACCTCTGGACTCAGAGGTATTTTGGTAACTTTTGAAACCTGTACAACACCAATGCTATCACTTCAAACCCCATGGTTGCAGCTCACTGGAAAGTGTTCCTGCATGGCATGGACTGGGCTGTGAAGAACATGGACAACATCAAGGAAACCTATTCGGAACTGAGCGTGCCGCACTACGAGAAGCTGCACGTGGACCTTGGCAATTTCAAG GGCCTGCGTTTTAACCGTACTTTGACCATACTCTCACTGTCCAACAATCatatcagagctgcaggagcgGCCCATCTGGCTGCG ACACTGGGGGAGTTTGCTCTAACTCATGAAGAAGTTGTGGAGCGGAGGAAGCTGCTATGGGAGAGAAGGCAGTCATCTCTGCAGTCGTCTTTTGTGGTGGATTCCAACAGATCACCTGCAGATCAACTCCCCTCAGTACTCAGCAGCCCTTCACTGAGCAGCAGCAAGGCCAAAAAGAAG GAAGCAGACAAAAAAGGCGAGAAACCAGCGGCTAATAAGGACAACTAA
- the thoc7 gene encoding THO complex subunit 7 homolog — MGAVTDDEVIRKRLLIDGDGAGDDRKINLLLKSFSKWCNSPATPEEGFTQYQRMLGTLAQCEFSMGKTLMVYDMNLREMENYEKIYTDIEQNITSAHEKITECKKEILRAKRIRKNRQEYDALAKVIQQHPDRHETLKQLEALDKELQQLSHIKENVDAKLELRKKQFHVLLSTIQELQQTLDNDEKSENDDNNQGSPAGNGE, encoded by the exons ATGGGAGCTGTTACAGATG ACGAGGTTATTCGGAAACGTCTTCTTATTGACGGTGATGGGGCTGGTGATGACCGGAAAATCAATCTGCTACTAAAGAGTTTCAGCAAATGGTGCAACTCGCCTGCGACCCCGGAGGAGGG GTTCACGCAGTATCAGAGGATGTTGGGCACACTGGCACAGTGTGAATTCTCCATGGGGAAGACGTTAATGGTTTATGACATGAACCTTCGGGAAATGGAGAATTATGAGAAAATCTACACTGACATAG AACAGAACATCACTTCTGCTCATGAGAAGATAACTGAATGCAAAAAAGAAATTCTGAGGGCCAAGAGAATACGGAAAAATCGGCAAG AGTACGATGCTTTGGCAAAAGTTATACAGCAACACCCAGACCGACATGAAACACTGAA GCAGTTGGAGGCACTTGACAAAGAGCTCCAGCAACTGTCTCACATCAAGGAGAATGTAGATGCTAAG TTGGAGTTGAGAAAGAAGCAGTTCCACGTGCTACTCAGTACAATACAGGAACTACAGCAGACCCTTGACA ATGACGAGAAATCAGAAAATGACGACAACAATCAGGGAAGCCCTGCAGGGAATGGCGAATAA
- the LOC117821342 gene encoding interferon-induced GTP-binding protein Mx-like, whose amino-acid sequence MASLNQQYEEKVRPCIDLIDSLRSLGVEKDLALPAIAVIGDQSSGKSSVLEALSGVGLPRGSGIVTRCPLELKMKRKKEGEDWYGKISYLNYEEELDDPADVEEKIREAQDEMAGEGVGISEELISLEIASPDVPDLTLIDLPGIARVAVKGQPENIGEKIKRLIEKFITRQETISLVVVPCNVDIATTEALKMAQEVDPEGERTLGILTKPDLVDKGTEHMVVEIVHNEVIPLEKGYMIVKCRGQKEITDKVSLTEAIEREKAFFQEHLHFQTLYNEDHATVPKLAEKLTLELVHHIEKSLPRLEGQIEEKLEQTRLELEKYGNGPPNDPAERLVFLIDKVTAFTQDAMSLTSGEELKCGDKLNVFSMLRREFGKWNCLLDCLGDKFNSKVEREVEDYEEKYRGRELPGFVNYKTFEVMVKEQIKQLEEPAVKRLKDIGDAVRKVFIQLAISNFAGFPNLIKTAKAKIEAIRELKETTAESFMRTQFKMELLIYSQDRTYSSSLTDRKKEESEEEASSNRAPRVKFQNPVPKQDNHATLQELKMHLKSYYKIASMRLADQIPMVIRYQMLQESAVQLQREMLQELQDKENLDFLLKEDCDIGSKRDVLQSRLKRLLMARAKLVEF is encoded by the exons ATGGCCTCTCTGAACCAGCAGTATGAAGAGAAGGTGCGTCCCTGTATCGACCTCATCGACTCTCTTCGCTCTCTGGGTGTAGAGAAGGACTTGGCGTTGCCGGCTATTGCCGTGATCGGAGACCAAAGCTCGGGGAAGAGTTCCGTGTTGGAGGCGTTGTCAGGAGTGGGTCTGCCGAGAGGGAGTG GCATCGTGACAAGATGTCCTCTTGAActaaagatgaagagaaagaaagagggagaagacTGGTATGGAAAGATAAGCTACCTGAATTACGAGGAAGAATTAGACGACCCTGCGGATGTGGAGGAGAAAATTAGAGAAG CTCAGGATGAAATGGCTGGGGAGGGAGTGGGAATCAGCGAAGAGCTCATCAGTCTGGAAATCGCCTCTCCTGATGTTCCGGATCTGACACTCATTGATCTGCCTGGAATCGCCAGGGTGGCTGTGAAGGGACAACCCGAAAACATTGGAGAAAAG ATCAAGAGACTGATTGAGAAGTTTATCACGAGACAAGAAACCATCAGTTTGGTGGTTGTTCCTTGTAATGTGGACATAGCCACCACAGAGGCCCTGAAGATGGCTCAGGAGGTGGATCCTGAAGGAGAGAGGACTCTGG GTATCTTGACCAAGCCTGATCTGGTGGACAAAGGCACAGAACATATGGTGGTGGAAATTGTCCACAATGAAGTGATCCCCCTTGAAAAGGGCTACATGATTGTCAAGTGCAGGGGTCAGAAGGAGATCACAGACAAAGTGTCTCTTACTGAAGCAATAGAAAGAGAAAAGGCATTTTTCCAAGAACATTTACACTTCCA AACTCTGTACAATGAAGATCATGCGACTGTGCCCAAACTGGCTGAGAAACTCACACTGGAACTAGTGCATCACAtcgag AAATCTCTGCCTCGACTTGAAGGCCAGATTGAGGAGAAGCTAGAACAGACCCGCTTAGAGCTGGAGAAGTATGGAAATGGACCCCCAAATGACCCAGCTGAGAGACTTGTTTTCCTCATTGAC AAAGTGACAGCATTCACTCAAGATGCCATGAGTCTGACTTCAGGAGAGGAGCTCAAGTGTGGAGACAAGCTCAACGTCTTTTCCATGCTCAGAAGAGAGTTCGGGAAATGGAATTGCCTCCTGGATTGTTTAGGAGACAAGT TTAACAGTAAGGttgagagagaggtggaggattATGAAGAGAAGTACCGTGGAAGAGAACTACCGGGCTTCGTCAACTACAAGACCTTTGAGGTCATGGTCAAGGAGCAGATCAAACAGCTGGAGGAGCCTGCTGTGAAGAGACTCAAAGACATTGGAG ATGCAGTGAGGAAGGTGTTCATACAGCTGGCCATAAGTAACTTTGCTGGATTCCCTAACCTCATAAAAACAGCCAAG GCAAAGATTGAAGCCATAAGAGAACTCAAGGAAACCACTGCTGAGTCCTTTATGAGAACTCAGTTCAAAATGGAGCTTCTTATTTACTCTCAGGACAGGACCTACAGCAGCAGTCtgactgacagaaagaaagaggagagcgaggaggaggcaTCCTCAAATCGCGCTCCACGTGTTAAATTTCAAAATCCTGTGCCCAAGCAGGATAATCATGCAACACTTCAGGAGCTGAAGATGCATCTTAAATCATACTACAAA ATTGCGAGCATGCGTCTTGCAGACCAGATCCCGATGGTGATCCGCTACCAGATGTTGCAGGAATCTGCCGTCCAGCTGCAGAGGGAGATGCTGCAGGAGCTTCAGGATAAGGAGAATTTGGACTTCTTGCTGAAGGAGGATTGTGACATTGGCAGCAAGAGGGATGTTTTGCAGAGCCGCCTTAAACGCCTCTTGATGGCTCGCGCAAAACTGGTGGAGTTCTAG
- the LOC117821331 gene encoding interferon-induced GTP-binding protein Mx-like, whose amino-acid sequence MSSLNQQYEEKVRPCIDLIDSLRSLGVEKDLALPAIAVIGDQSSGKSSVLEALSGVALPRGSGIVTRCPLELKMKKIPEGEQWHGEISYRDFKEKIEGPADVEEKIREAQNQIAGVGVGISEHLISLEIASPDVPDLTLIDLPGITRVAVKGQPENIGEQIKRLIQKFINKQETISLVVVPCNVDIATTEALKMAQEVDCDGERTLGILTKPDLVDKGTEQTVLDIVHNEVIHLKKGYMIVRCRGQKDITDKVSLTEAIEKEKEFFQEHLHFQILFDEGHATVPKLAEKLTLELVHHIQRSLPQLEMQIEKKLRKTQAELDRYGNGPPSDVNERLSFLIDIVTAFSQDAISLTTGEELRGGSRINIFSALRKTFAAWKEIIDCSEFNFNWNIEREVASYEAKYRGRELPGFINYKTFEAMVKEQIKQLEEPSVQKLKEVSEFVKKELQKLAENSLVGFPLLVNIAKVKIESIRKEKEAEAEAMLRTQFKMESVVYTQDTTYSKKLGKRKREEVQAVCTTERGATLKEMTKHLKSYYQIAGRRLADQIPLVIHYQMLQQSAIQLQREMLLMLQDKENIECLLQEDGRIKTERIQLQKRLERLTKARVLLTNFSMNIYNFKTTPKIQQDDAINGSDIAPMILYKQGGSGEAGDGSFKDRKSGRRQAPAGFRIKSSRADSHPH is encoded by the exons ATGAGCTCTCTGAACCAGCAGTATGAGGAGAAGGTGCGTCCCTGCATCGACCTCATCGACTCTCTTCGCTCCCTGGGTGTAGAGAAGGACTTGGCGCTGCCGGCTATCGCCGTGATCGGGGACCAAAGTTCTGGGAAGAGCTCGGTGTTGGAGGCGCTTTCAGGGGTGGCACTGCCGAGAGGGAGCG GCATTGTAACAAGATGTCCTCTTGAACTGAAGATGAAGAAAATACCAGAAGGAGAGCAATGGCATGGAGAGATCAGCTACCGGGACTTTAAGGAAAAGATAGAAGGCCCTGCAGATGTGGAGGAAAAGATTAGAGAAG CTCAGAACCAAATAGCAGGGGTAGGAGTGGGAATCAGTGAACATCTCATCAGTCTGGAAATCGCCTCTCCTGATGTTCCAGACCTGACGCTCATTGATCTGCCTGGCATCACTAGGGTGGCTGTAAAGGGACAACCTGAAAACATTGGAGAGCAG ATCAAGAGGCTGATCCAGAAGTTTATCAATAAACAAGAAACCATCAGTTTGGTGGTTGTTCCTTGTAACGTGGACATAGCAACCACAGAGGCCCTGAAGATGGCTCAGGAGGTGGactgtgatggagagaggacTCTGG GTATCTTGACTAAGCCTGATCTGGTGGACAAAGGCACTGAACAGACGGTGTTGGACATTGTCCATAATGAAGTGATCCACCTGAAGAAGGGCTACATGATCGTCAGGTGCAGGGGTCAGAAGGACATCACAGACAAAGTGTCTCTTACTGAAGCaatagagaaagagaaagagtttTTCCAAGAACATTTGCATTTCCA GATTCTCTTTGATGAAGGCCATGCCACTGTTCCGAAACTGGCAGAAAAACTAACCCTTGAGCTGGTGCATCATATCCAG AGATCTCTGCcacaactggaaatgcagattgaaaaaaaactaaGGAAAACTCAGGCAGAGCTGGATAGGTACGGCAACGGACCCCCATCTGATGTAAATGAGAGACTGAGCTTCCTCATCGAT ATAGTGACTGCGTTTTCACAGGATGCTATCAGCCTCACCACGGGAGAGGAACTCAGAGGAGGATCCAGGATCAACATTTTTTCTGCTTTAAGAAAAACGTTTGCGGCATGGAAAGAGATCATAGACTGCTCAGAATTTAACT TCAACTGGAATATTGAAAGAGAGGTGGCCAGTTATGAAGCAAAGTACCGGGGAAGAGAGCTGCCGGGTTTCATCAACTACAAGACCTTTGAGGCCATGGTGAAGGAGCAGATCAAACAGCTGGAAGAGCCTTCAGTGCAGAAACTCAAAGAAGTGTCAG aattTGTGAAAAAGGAGCTGCAAAAGTTAGCAGAGAACAGCCTTGTTGGATTTCCTCTTCTCGTCAATATAGCTAAG GTGAAGATTGAATCCATCAGAAAGGAGAAGGAGGCTGAAGCAGAGGCCATGCTGAGGACCCAGTTTAAGATGGAGTCAGTTGTTTACACTCAGGACACCACATACAGCAAGAAGCtcgggaagaggaagagggaagaAGTACAGGCCGTCTGTACAACTGAGCGTGGGGCCACCCTGAAAGAGATGACCAAACACCTTAAATCCTACTATCAA ATTGCCGGCCGGCGTCTGGCTGATCAGATCCCTCTGGTGATCCACTACCAGATGCTGCAGCAGTCAGCCATCCAGCTCCAGAGGGAGATGCTGCTGATGCTTCAGGACAAGGAGAATATTGAGTGCCTGCTTCAAGAAGACGGgcgaataaaaacagagagaatccAACTTCAGAAGCGCCTTGAGCGCCTGACAAAGGCTCGTGTTCTGCTGACCAATTTTAGTATGAACATATACAACTTCAAAACAACACCCAAGATACAACAAGATGATGCCATAAATGGCAGTGACATCGCTCCAATGATCCTCTACAAACAGGGAGGTTCTGGGGAAGCAGGGGATGGCTCcttcaaagacagaaaatcagGAAGGCGTCAGGCCCCGGCAGGGTTCAGAATCAAGTCCTCAAGAGCTGATTCCCATCCACACTAA